Part of the Bacteroidales bacterium genome is shown below.
ATAAAATGAAAAAGATCGTTGTTGCCGTTGATTCTTTTAAAGGTAGTCTCCAATCATCCGAAATCGCTGAAGCGATCGAAAGCGGTATCAAAGAAATATACCCCAATTGCGAGGTAGTGAAAGTTCCTGTTGCAGATGGGGGAGAGGGAACCACAGAAGCGCTGGTTGGAGCAACCGGAGGAAAGATGTATTCGAAAGAGGTTTACGGACCTTTGATGACCCTCGTTGAAGCTAAGTACGGCATATTGGGGGACAAGCATACGGCCGTGATCGAAATGTCTTCCGCAAGCGGACTGACTTTGATTCCTGAGGAACAACGTAATCCGATGTTGACAACTACTTATGGAACAGGACAATTGATCGCCGACGCATTGAAAAACGGTTGTACGGAATTTATTCTTGGTATTGGTGGTAGTGCTACCAATGATGCAGGGACAGGTATGCTGCAGGCATTGGGTTATCGTTTTCTGGACGAAGGCGAACATGAACTTGGTCAGGGCGGACGAATTTTACAGAAGATCGCATCCGTTGATGTATCGTCACAGAATCCGTTTCTGGATATGGCACGTTTTAAAGTTGCCTGTGATGTTGACAATGTTTTTTCAGGAAAGCAGGGAGCTGCTTATGTTTTCGCTCCGCAAAAAGGTGCAGACGCCTCAATGGTAAAGGAACTTGACGATGGATTGGAGAATTTTGCCCGAATAATAAAAAGGCAATTCCATAAAGACATTAGTACTGTTCCCGGAACAGGCGCTGCCGGTGGTATGGGTGGTGGTTTGCTGGCATTCCTGAATGCCCGTTTACAATCCGGAATAGACCTGGTTCTTGAAGTTCTTGATTTTGAAAAACTACTGGTGGATGCGGATATGGTGATCACCGGTGAGGGAAAAATGGATAGTCAAACGGCAAGGGGGAAAGTGCCATACGGTATTGCAAAAGTATCAGCTAAGAGAGGAATACCTGTCATTGCTTTGACAGGAAACATTGAAGATGCCGAAGCAGTTAACAAAATAGGGATTAATGCTGTCTTTTCGGTAATGCCACGGCCCATGACGCTTGACGAGGCTATGGATTCGGATACGACGAAAAAGAATATCAAAGATACAGTGAGGCAATTGTTCCTTTTTAATCAAACATTAAATAATAGGCACTAATGAATAAAAGCGATATAAAAATGATTCATGTTGATGAGCATCTTTTGTTGAAAGAAATAGAAATGTCGGATGCGGCCGCTGTTTTTAAAACGATCGATACCCAACGTGAATACCTGGGAAAATGGTTGCCTTTTGTGGCGTTTACACAGAAGCTGGAAGATTCCGAAAAGTTTGTCCAGTCCATTCTTGACATACCGTCTGAATACCGCGAATATGTCTTCGCAATGGTTTATGATGGTCTTTTTGCCGGAATAATCGGTTTTAAGGATACCGATCACCAAAACAAAAAAACGGAAATCGGTTATTGGCTTTCGGAGAAATATCAGAAAAAAGGGGTAGTGACGAAATCGGTAAAAAGCCTGATGACGTTTGCTTTTGAGGAATTGGGAATGAACAGGATCCAGATAAAATGTGCAACAGGTAATATTCCCAGTAAAAACATCCCGAAAAGGTTGAAATTCAAATTTGAAGGAATAGAAAGGGATGGAGAGTTGTTGACCGGAAATATATATACGGATATTGAAATATACAGTCGTTTAAAAAATGATGCCTGATCGATGATGGGGCTTACTGAAAATATATTGGTTCGTTGTTCCGGAATATCAAAGACTTATCCGGGAAAACCACCTGTTTCTGCATTGAGGGAGATCTCTATGGAGGTCAGCAAGGGGGAGATTTTCGGATTGATCGGCCCCGATGGCGCCGGAAAAACCACCCTTTTCAGAATGCTGGCCACATTAGCACTTCCCGATACGGGACATATAGATATATCTGGATGGGACACCCGAAAAGATTTCCGTGTATTACGGAATATCATCGGTTATATGCCGGGACGGTTTTCTTTATACCAGGATTTAAGTGTGAAAGAAAATCTTGAATTTTTTGCCGGCGTATTCAATACTACCGTTGAAAAGAATTATGACCTGATCCGGGATATCTATGTACAGATCGAACCGTTCAGTAGCCGGAAAGCGGGAAAACTATCAGGAGGAATGAAGCAGAAGCTGGCTTTATGCTGTGCGCTGATCCATCAACCCGAACTACTGATCCTGGATGAGCCTACTACAGGTGTCGATCCTGTTTCGCGGAAAGAATTCTGGGAAATGCTACGTAAATTAAAGGAGCAGGGCATCACTATTGTCGTATCGACTCCTTATATGGACGAAGCGGTTTTATGTGGACGGATTGCTCTGATACAATCCGGCAGTATTATGGGTATCGATACACCGGACAATATCATACAAGCATACAAAAGGACTTTGTATGCCATGCAGTCAGGAGATAATTACGGGCTGCTCGGGGAACTACGTCGCCGGCCGGAAGTGAACAGTTGTTATATTTTCGGCGAAAGCCTGCATGTTACTTTTGCAGATGTTGACAACGGTGGCTTGTTGGAGGAGTTGGGGCAGGAAAATGTCAGGATATGGGAAATCCGTCCGACCATAGAAGATTGTTTTATCGATTTAATGGAATAGGTATGGCAGCGATACAGGTAGAAAATCTGACCAAACTTTTCGGTGATTTCACTGCTGTGGATCATATCTCATTTGAAGTAGAAAAGGCTGAGATATTCGGGTTCCTGGGAGCCAATGGCGCCGGAAAAACCACAGCGATGAGGATGTTGTGCGGTTTATTGTCCCCTACTTCCGGAAAAGGAACCGTAGCCGGGTTCGATATCTATAAAGAAGCCAACAGGATCAAGCAACATATCGGTTATATGAGCCAGCGTTTTTCATTGTATGAAGACCTTACCGTCCGTGAAAATATGCGGTTATTCGGCGGGATATACGGGATGGACCGTGGTCGTATAAAAATAAAGGCGGACATGATCGTTTCCGAGCTGGGTTTGGAACAGGACATACTTGTAGGATCATTGCCATTGGGAATCAAGCAGAAAGTGGCATTTGCCATTGCTATCTTTCATGACCCGGAAGTCGTTTTTCTGGATGAACCAACAGGAGGTGTCGATCCGATAGCGCGGCGCATGTTCTGGGAAATGATCTACCGTGCATCTTCGGAAGGGATTACCGTGTTTGTCACTACCCATTATATGGATGAAGCAGAGTATTGCCACCGTGTATCCATGATGGTGGATGGGAAGATAGAAGCGCTGGATACTCCGGAAAACCTTCGTAAAACATACAATGCCGGGAGCATGGATGAAGTATTCAGGATGCTGGCACGAAAAGCTGTAAGAACAGATAACTGACTAAATCGACCGGTATGTTTATCCATTTCATCAAAAAAGAATTTTTCCATATTTTCCGTGATATACGGACCATGATGATGTTACTGCTGATGCCGGTCGTTCAGCTGATCATTTTCGGGTTCGCCATCACCACTGAGATCAATCATACGCCTGTTGCTGTACTGGATCATTCGAACGGTGAACTGTCGAGACGGTTGATCGCAAAGATAGATGGCAGCCGTTATTTTACCTTACAGGAAAAACTTCAACATGCCGGACAACTGGAAGAAACCTTCCGGCAGGGTAAAGCCAAGCTGATTGCTGTATTCCCGTCCGGATTTGATAATGACCTGTATCATAACGGTTCTGCTGATATCCAGCTTCTTGCCGATGCATCTGATCCTAATGAAGCCTCTACAGTTATTTCCTATGCCGGACAGGTCATCGCTCAATATGTACAGGAATTGAATACCGGTAATACGCTTCCCTATGTGATTCGTCCGGAAGTGAAAATGTTGTATAATCCCCAGTTGAAGAGTGCTTATAATTTTGTTCCGGGTATTATGGGGTTGATTTTGATGCTGATCTGTGCCATGATGACATCTATCTCGATCGTGCGTGAGAAGGAACAGGGTACTATGGAAGTATTACTGGTATCGCCTGCCCGTCCTGTAATGATCATCATCGCAAAAGCAGTTCCCTATCTGATGATTGCCATGATCGATGTAGTGAGTATCCTTTTGTTATCTGTCTTTGTATTGCATGTTCCTATCAGCGGAAGCGTCATCCTGATCTTATTACTGAGTTTTGTGTTTACCCTGTCGGCACTTTCGCTGGGTTTGCTGATCTCATCTGTTGCCAAAACGCAACAGGCGGCTATGTTGGCATCCGGAGTGGGACTGATGCTACCGTCAATACTACTTTCCGGACTTATCTTTCCTGTTGAGAATATGCCCTGGATATTGAGGATCTTATCCAATATTATTCCTGCCAAATGGTTCATTGTCGCCATTAAGGATGTAATGATCAAAGGGCTTGGCATCGGGGCCATAGCGGGAGAATGTGGCGTTTTGTTATTGATTACCGTTATTTTGTTGCTGGTCAGTGTCAAGAAATTTAAGATCAGGGTGGAGTAGGGGAGTTGGAAAGTTTGTAAAGTTATAAAGTCAGAAAGTCAGAAAGTCAGAAAGTTTATTGTTCATCATTCAAAGTTCGTAATTCGTAATTCATCATTCGTAATTCATCAACCGTGTCTCTTTTATTGGTCATACTCAGGAAGGAATTTTTACAGATTTTCAGGAATAAAACAATTCTGAAAATGATTGTTGCTTTGCCTGTACTTCAATTACTGATCCTTCCCTGGGCAGCAACTTTTGAACAAAAAAATATTACGTTAAGCGTGGTAGATAATGATCACAGTTCTTTTTCACGTCGCCTGACAGAAAAGGTGACTTCATCCGGCTTTTTTCAACTTACGGATTATTCTGTTTCATATGATCAGGCGCTAAGATCTGTTGAAGCCAACCGGGCCAACCTGATTTTAGAAATACCCGGCCATTTTGAAAATGATCTGGTCAGGGAAGATCAATCACAATTGATGCTTTCAGTCAATGCTGTCAACGGACAGGTGGCCGGACTGGGAACCGCATATATCACACAGATCATACAGGATTTTAATCTGGAGATCATAGAAGAGGCAGGTTATCCGAATGCTTCGTTATCGAAAATAAATGTAATACCACAGTTCAAATATAACCCGGAAATGAACTATAGGAATTATATGGTTCCGGGAATTATTGTACTGCTGGTTACCCTGATGGGAGGTATGC
Proteins encoded:
- a CDS encoding glycerate kinase, whose product is MKKIVVAVDSFKGSLQSSEIAEAIESGIKEIYPNCEVVKVPVADGGEGTTEALVGATGGKMYSKEVYGPLMTLVEAKYGILGDKHTAVIEMSSASGLTLIPEEQRNPMLTTTYGTGQLIADALKNGCTEFILGIGGSATNDAGTGMLQALGYRFLDEGEHELGQGGRILQKIASVDVSSQNPFLDMARFKVACDVDNVFSGKQGAAYVFAPQKGADASMVKELDDGLENFARIIKRQFHKDISTVPGTGAAGGMGGGLLAFLNARLQSGIDLVLEVLDFEKLLVDADMVITGEGKMDSQTARGKVPYGIAKVSAKRGIPVIALTGNIEDAEAVNKIGINAVFSVMPRPMTLDEAMDSDTTKKNIKDTVRQLFLFNQTLNNRH
- a CDS encoding GNAT family N-acetyltransferase is translated as MIHVDEHLLLKEIEMSDAAAVFKTIDTQREYLGKWLPFVAFTQKLEDSEKFVQSILDIPSEYREYVFAMVYDGLFAGIIGFKDTDHQNKKTEIGYWLSEKYQKKGVVTKSVKSLMTFAFEELGMNRIQIKCATGNIPSKNIPKRLKFKFEGIERDGELLTGNIYTDIEIYSRLKNDA
- a CDS encoding ABC transporter ATP-binding protein, with the protein product MMGLTENILVRCSGISKTYPGKPPVSALREISMEVSKGEIFGLIGPDGAGKTTLFRMLATLALPDTGHIDISGWDTRKDFRVLRNIIGYMPGRFSLYQDLSVKENLEFFAGVFNTTVEKNYDLIRDIYVQIEPFSSRKAGKLSGGMKQKLALCCALIHQPELLILDEPTTGVDPVSRKEFWEMLRKLKEQGITIVVSTPYMDEAVLCGRIALIQSGSIMGIDTPDNIIQAYKRTLYAMQSGDNYGLLGELRRRPEVNSCYIFGESLHVTFADVDNGGLLEELGQENVRIWEIRPTIEDCFIDLME
- a CDS encoding ABC transporter ATP-binding protein — protein: MAAIQVENLTKLFGDFTAVDHISFEVEKAEIFGFLGANGAGKTTAMRMLCGLLSPTSGKGTVAGFDIYKEANRIKQHIGYMSQRFSLYEDLTVRENMRLFGGIYGMDRGRIKIKADMIVSELGLEQDILVGSLPLGIKQKVAFAIAIFHDPEVVFLDEPTGGVDPIARRMFWEMIYRASSEGITVFVTTHYMDEAEYCHRVSMMVDGKIEALDTPENLRKTYNAGSMDEVFRMLARKAVRTDN
- a CDS encoding ABC transporter permease codes for the protein MFIHFIKKEFFHIFRDIRTMMMLLLMPVVQLIIFGFAITTEINHTPVAVLDHSNGELSRRLIAKIDGSRYFTLQEKLQHAGQLEETFRQGKAKLIAVFPSGFDNDLYHNGSADIQLLADASDPNEASTVISYAGQVIAQYVQELNTGNTLPYVIRPEVKMLYNPQLKSAYNFVPGIMGLILMLICAMMTSISIVREKEQGTMEVLLVSPARPVMIIIAKAVPYLMIAMIDVVSILLLSVFVLHVPISGSVILILLLSFVFTLSALSLGLLISSVAKTQQAAMLASGVGLMLPSILLSGLIFPVENMPWILRILSNIIPAKWFIVAIKDVMIKGLGIGAIAGECGVLLLITVILLLVSVKKFKIRVE
- a CDS encoding ABC transporter permease; this encodes MSLLLVILRKEFLQIFRNKTILKMIVALPVLQLLILPWAATFEQKNITLSVVDNDHSSFSRRLTEKVTSSGFFQLTDYSVSYDQALRSVEANRANLILEIPGHFENDLVREDQSQLMLSVNAVNGQVAGLGTAYITQIIQDFNLEIIEEAGYPNASLSKINVIPQFKYNPEMNYRNYMVPGIIVLLVTLMGGMLAALNIVREKEIGTIEQINVSPIPKAVFILGKLVPFWIMGLLILSLGLLVAWVIYGLSPVGDLGVIYLFSFFYILVFSGFGLLISTYSDSQQQAMFVAFFFLIIFFLLSGLFTPVSSMPGWAQKITLLNPVRYFVDVMRLVYMKGSGLADIIPQILSVTVFAVIFNMWAILNYKKTS